From a single Lusitaniella coriacea LEGE 07157 genomic region:
- a CDS encoding low molecular weight protein tyrosine phosphatase family protein: MPETKKNLLFICSQNRLRSPTAEAVFSEYEGLEVNSAGLDRDAEMWLESEDIQRADIIFVMEQSHRRKLAQKFQPWLKNKRVICLDIPDEYEYMDTTLIALLKKKVLPLLGTF; the protein is encoded by the coding sequence ATGCCCGAAACAAAGAAAAATCTTCTATTTATTTGCAGCCAAAATCGATTGCGAAGTCCGACAGCAGAAGCCGTCTTCTCGGAATACGAAGGTTTAGAAGTAAATTCAGCCGGATTAGACCGGGATGCTGAAATGTGGTTAGAAAGCGAAGACATTCAGCGAGCAGATATCATTTTTGTCATGGAACAATCACATCGCAGAAAACTCGCTCAAAAGTTTCAACCTTGGCTGAAAAACAAACGAGTCATTTGTTTGGATATTCCAGATGAATATGAATACATGGACACAACATTGATAGCATTACTCAAGAAAAAAGTATTGCCTTTGCTGGGAACATTTTGA